In Thermothelomyces thermophilus ATCC 42464 chromosome 4, complete sequence, a single genomic region encodes these proteins:
- a CDS encoding MFS sugar transporter-like protein, with product MWQASNVYAICGFAAIGGGLFGFDISSMSGVLGTQAYKRYFNNPVSYAQGGITAAMPAGSLVGSLGSSFIADKFSRKVALQISCVLWIIGSILMAAAQNVAMLCVGRVICGLCVGIASSIVPVYQSEIAPKEIRGRVVSLQQWAITWGILIQYFIQFGAAEGIGGGSKDPNQPTAAFRIPWGVQMVPAVVLLIGLFFCPYSPRWLASKDRWDEAVRVLANLHGKGDLNHPKVLAQYQEIQEALRLEREQAESSFSTLVQPRILKRVALGMSIQMWSQLSGMNIMMYYIVYIMEGAQIASPLATASIQYVINVALTLPAILFLDKWGRRPSLILGAFGMMTFLFVSGALQQYYGQPNTDETRTPQNSDISWIVSNNRPVSSGIVACSYLFVATFATTWGPVSWSYPAEIFPNKVRAKAVSLATAANWFWNMVLAFAVPPLLWNISYKMYYIFGAFNGAAFIHMTLLAPETKGFTLEEMDEVFDSGRPAWKKYKKSSKLEELAREIEAGNLKVAVPIGDQNKAAGEIVTSEKKAEP from the exons ATGTGGCAAGCTAGCAACGTCTATGCCATCTGCGGGTTTGCCGCCATCG GCGGCGGCCTTTTCGGCTTCGATATCAGCTCCATGTCGGGCGTCCTCGGCACTCAGGCGTACAAGCGCTACTTCAACAACCCGGTTTCGTACGCCCAGGGAGGCATCACGGCCGCCATGCCTGCGGGCAGTCTGGTCGGCTCGCTGGGCTCGTCCTTCATCGCCGACAAGTTCTCGCGCAAAGTGGCCCTGCAGATCTCGTGCGTCCTCTGGATCATCGGCTCCATCCTCATGGCGGCCGCCCAGAACGTCGCCATGCTCTGTGTCGGCAGAGTCATCTGCGGCCTGTGTGTCGGCATCGCCTCGTCCATCGTGCCCGTGTACCAGTCCGAGATCGCGCCCAAGGAGATCCGGGGACGGGTGGTATCCCTGCAGCAGTGGGCTATCACTTGGGGCATCTTGAT CCAATACTTCATCCAGTTCGGGGCGGCCGAGGGCATCGGTGGCGGATCCAAGGACCCGAACCAGCCGACAGCTGCCTTCCGTATCCCCTGGGGAGTCCAGATGGTCCCGGCCGTCGTCCTGCTgatcggcctcttcttctGTCCCTACAGCCCGCGCTGGCTTGCCTCTAAAGACCGCTGGGACGAGGCCGTGCGGGTGCTCGCCAACCTCCACGGCAAAGGTGACCTTAACCATCCCAAGGTCCTCGCCCAGTACCAGGAAATTCAGGAAGCCCTGAGGTTGGAGAGGGAGCAGGCCGAGTCGTCCTTTAGCACGCTCGTCCAGCCGAGGATACTCAAGCGTGTCGCTCTGGGCATGAGCATTCAGATGTGGTCCCAGCTCAGCGGAATGAACATCATGAT GTACTACATTGTCTACATTATGGAGGGTGCCCAGATTGCTTCTCCGCTCGCGACCGCATCAATCCAATACGTGATCAACGTCGCCCTGACGCTACCCGCTATCCTCTTCCTCGACAAATGGGGCCGCCGTCCTTCTCTGATCCTCGGTGCCTTTGGCATGATGACCTTCCTCTTCGTTTCGG GCGCCCTCCAGCAGTACTACGGCCAGCCCAACACCGACGAGACCCGGACGCCCCAGAACAGCGACATCAGCTGGATCGTCAGCAACAACCGGCCCGTCTCCTCCGGCATCGTCGCGTGCTCCTATCTCTTCGTCGCCACCTTCGCCACGACCTGGGGTCCCGTCTCGTGGAGCTACCCGGCTGAGATCTTCCCGAACAAGGTCCGTGCCAAGGCGGTCTCGctggcgacggcggccaACTGGTTCTGGAACATGGTACTGGCCTTCGCCGTCCCGCCTCTGCTGTGGAACATCTCGTACAAGATGTACTACATCTTTGGCGCCTTTAACGGCGCCGCCTTTATCCACATGACCCTGTTGGCGCCCGAGACAAAGGGCTTCACCCTCGAGGAGATGGACGAGGTGTTTGACTCGGGCCGGCCCGCCTGGAAGAAGTACAAGAAATCGAGCAAGCTGGAAGAGCTGGCGCGCGAGATCGAGGCCGGTAACCTTAAG GTTGCTGTTCCCATCGGTGACCAGAACAAGGCTGCGGGCGAAATTGTTACATCCGAGAAGAAAGCGGAACCATAG